Proteins encoded by one window of Armatimonadia bacterium:
- a CDS encoding FAD-dependent oxidoreductase, which produces MSTFAIDQFPVAHDVDVAVCGGGPAGLCAAVAAAESGASTLLVEHYGFLGGMMTAGLVNPFMSYWAGKEQINKGVFQRMIDYMRKANAYGTRPDAKTAFDPEVAKLVLDRLALDAGVQLRFHGTVCAAQVSNRRVERILLQSKSGFEAVTARVFVDCTGDADLAFYAGAKIEKGRPEDGLCQPMTANFRMAGVDEKRMPMRDEINALYDAAREAGEVENPRENVLWFYTTRPGEIHFNTTRVVRLDATNALDLTAAELESRRQISQMIRFLVAKVPGFENAYLTAVPAQIGIRESRRVLGDYVLTAEDVLAARKFEDGIARGSYPVDIHSPTGGGTVIKRLPAGEAYDIPYRCLCPLGFDNLLIGGRPISSDHAAHSSHRVMPIAACNGEAAGLAAAMSVKGSTDIRGIDVAALRQTLADRGASIYGLS; this is translated from the coding sequence GTGAGTACCTTTGCGATCGACCAGTTCCCCGTTGCTCATGACGTTGACGTGGCTGTCTGCGGTGGCGGCCCTGCTGGACTGTGCGCCGCCGTTGCTGCCGCCGAGTCAGGAGCCAGCACGCTGCTGGTTGAGCATTACGGCTTCCTCGGCGGGATGATGACCGCCGGCCTCGTCAACCCCTTCATGAGCTACTGGGCGGGCAAGGAACAGATCAACAAGGGCGTCTTCCAGCGCATGATCGACTATATGCGGAAGGCGAACGCCTACGGTACGCGCCCGGACGCGAAGACCGCCTTCGATCCTGAGGTTGCCAAGCTGGTGCTCGACCGTCTGGCCCTGGATGCCGGTGTGCAGCTTCGTTTCCACGGCACCGTCTGTGCAGCGCAGGTCTCCAACCGGCGCGTCGAGCGCATCTTGCTCCAGAGCAAGTCAGGCTTCGAGGCAGTGACCGCCAGGGTCTTCGTGGACTGCACCGGCGATGCAGACTTGGCCTTCTACGCCGGCGCGAAGATTGAGAAGGGGCGTCCCGAGGATGGCCTCTGCCAGCCCATGACCGCCAACTTCCGCATGGCCGGCGTCGACGAGAAGCGAATGCCCATGCGAGACGAGATCAACGCCCTGTACGACGCTGCTCGCGAGGCCGGTGAGGTGGAGAACCCGCGCGAGAACGTCCTGTGGTTCTACACCACGCGACCCGGCGAGATTCACTTCAACACCACGCGCGTCGTGCGGCTTGATGCCACGAACGCCCTTGACCTCACCGCGGCGGAACTCGAATCGAGGCGCCAGATCAGCCAGATGATCCGGTTCCTGGTCGCCAAGGTCCCGGGCTTCGAGAACGCCTACCTCACGGCCGTCCCGGCGCAGATCGGCATCCGCGAGTCGCGTCGCGTCCTCGGCGACTACGTGCTCACCGCCGAGGATGTCCTTGCTGCCCGGAAGTTCGAGGACGGCATCGCACGCGGGTCCTATCCCGTAGACATCCACAGTCCCACCGGCGGCGGCACGGTCATCAAGCGCCTGCCCGCGGGCGAGGCCTACGATATCCCCTATCGCTGCCTGTGTCCGTTGGGCTTCGATAACCTGCTGATCGGCGGCCGCCCGATTTCCTCCGACCACGCCGCCCACTCTTCCCATCGTGTCATGCCCATCGCTGCCTGCAATGGTGAGGCAGCCGGTCTCGCGGCGGCCATGAGCGTGAAAGGCTCCACCGACATCCGCGGCATTGATGTTGCAGCGCTGCGTCAGACGCTGGCCGACCGGGGTGCAAGCATCTACGGCTTGAGTTAG
- a CDS encoding MFS transporter, which produces MQEVDEVTQGAETPSAPQGRSVRVGHLSVLALGHGVNDGLANAIAPIWPMVRQQFGLTMSGIGLITFWWGLTTNFSQPLFGYLIDRWNPRRILGVATLVATVFFCTVGYTRNLTWFVAFLVLGGLGVSVYHPRAGALAVKVSGGRKALGMGVFTAGGSVGMAAGYLLSPYLCELVGSTKGLLYAAPAGILTAVLLWGTGSRDSRQSADQGFDFRQDVLPHLGKLLPLALVMILRASTVVAFCNFLPLLLAAQGRQLVAGGYSGFFFTAGGAIGSMIGGHISDRLGRRGITIVSMLLSPACVYFALQSTQRPGLACLFLALFTLGMVLRAAEAVNITHTQELLPRATSLASSLGMGFAWGFAGLVAPLLGFLADRHGVDYALGWVIWLPLVAGLVAFGIPRTTGSAKSASETA; this is translated from the coding sequence ATGCAGGAAGTAGACGAGGTAACCCAGGGCGCCGAAACGCCGTCGGCCCCTCAGGGACGATCGGTACGTGTGGGCCACCTGTCGGTGCTTGCCCTTGGTCACGGCGTGAATGACGGTTTGGCGAATGCCATCGCCCCGATCTGGCCGATGGTTCGGCAGCAGTTCGGGCTGACGATGTCCGGCATCGGCCTCATCACCTTTTGGTGGGGCCTCACCACGAACTTCAGCCAGCCGCTTTTCGGCTACCTGATCGACCGCTGGAATCCCCGCCGGATTCTGGGCGTCGCGACGCTCGTCGCCACCGTGTTCTTCTGCACCGTGGGCTACACGCGTAACCTCACCTGGTTCGTGGCGTTCCTGGTGTTAGGCGGCCTCGGGGTCTCCGTGTATCACCCACGCGCCGGGGCACTGGCAGTCAAGGTATCGGGCGGGCGCAAGGCCCTTGGCATGGGTGTCTTCACCGCCGGCGGCTCGGTAGGCATGGCCGCCGGGTATCTGCTCAGCCCGTACCTGTGCGAACTGGTCGGAAGCACGAAGGGTCTGCTGTATGCAGCGCCGGCAGGCATCCTCACCGCGGTGCTACTGTGGGGAACCGGGTCGCGTGACAGCCGGCAGTCGGCCGACCAGGGGTTCGACTTCCGTCAGGATGTGCTGCCGCATCTTGGGAAGCTGCTGCCCCTGGCGCTGGTGATGATCCTGCGGGCCTCGACGGTGGTGGCTTTCTGCAACTTCCTGCCGCTGCTGCTCGCGGCCCAGGGGCGTCAGTTGGTGGCCGGCGGGTATTCGGGGTTCTTCTTCACGGCCGGCGGCGCGATCGGCAGCATGATCGGTGGCCACATCTCCGACCGTCTCGGGCGGCGCGGCATCACGATCGTCTCCATGCTTCTGAGCCCCGCGTGCGTGTACTTTGCGTTGCAGTCCACACAGCGGCCTGGCCTCGCGTGCCTGTTCCTGGCCTTGTTCACACTGGGGATGGTACTGCGGGCAGCGGAGGCCGTGAACATCACCCATACGCAGGAGCTGCTGCCACGGGCTACGAGTCTTGCGAGTTCCCTCGGGATGGGGTTTGCCTGGGGCTTCGCCGGTCTCGTCGCTCCGCTGCTGGGCTTCCTCGCGGACCGGCACGGCGTGGACTACGCTCTCGGATGGGTCATCTGGCTCCCGCTGGTCGCGGGACTGGTTGCCTTCGGCATTCCGAGGACCACCGGCTCAGCGAAGTCGGCGAGTGAGACAGCCTAG
- a CDS encoding zinc ribbon domain-containing protein — protein sequence MAGAAGGAIFLAVGILGGLLVLGGCIWGLLGLLLMKEISGLEFLLYSGALLGLVVFGALGASGLGPLGLLPAVLLAIAFPLSRRWANQRGLARLEQEDIEKYRHSIAKRPEIPYPYRRLAEIYFQRGNYDVSADWYRRYLEVSDDLEVQHRYKRVLQLMEQAKEKQTPCTECHFINTGDSRYCANCGAMLPGPWEIVEAFRGKKGLRYLQTVALVSLIVGAILGFVLQLNYFYMMLCFLNAAGAGVYYLYKRVTAY from the coding sequence TTGGCTGGTGCGGCAGGGGGCGCCATCTTCCTGGCCGTCGGGATCCTGGGGGGCCTGCTGGTTCTCGGGGGCTGCATCTGGGGCCTGCTCGGGCTGCTCTTGATGAAGGAGATCAGCGGCCTCGAGTTCCTTCTGTACAGCGGTGCCCTCCTGGGTCTGGTGGTCTTCGGCGCCCTCGGTGCCTCCGGGCTCGGACCCCTTGGTCTTCTCCCGGCTGTGCTTCTCGCCATCGCTTTCCCTCTGTCTCGTCGCTGGGCCAACCAGCGCGGTCTGGCGAGACTCGAGCAGGAGGACATCGAGAAGTACCGACACAGCATTGCCAAGCGCCCCGAGATCCCCTACCCGTACCGCCGCCTCGCCGAGATCTACTTCCAGCGCGGAAACTACGATGTGTCGGCCGATTGGTACCGCAGATACCTCGAAGTCTCCGACGACCTCGAAGTGCAGCATCGTTACAAGCGTGTGCTCCAGCTCATGGAGCAGGCCAAGGAGAAGCAGACGCCCTGCACCGAGTGCCACTTCATCAACACGGGAGATTCGCGGTACTGCGCTAACTGCGGCGCCATGCTGCCCGGGCCCTGGGAGATCGTCGAAGCCTTCCGCGGCAAGAAGGGCCTTCGCTACCTCCAGACGGTGGCCCTGGTCTCGCTGATCGTGGGTGCCATCCTGGGCTTTGTGCTGCAACTCAACTACTTCTACATGATGCTATGCTTCCTGAATGCCGCGGGTGCCGGGGTGTACTACCTGTACAAGCGCGTCACGGCCTACTGA
- a CDS encoding sugar ABC transporter substrate-binding protein — protein MPARCLLTLLSAVLAVCLLAGCPPPPQENATPSPSTNAGGATSQPSGEGGKIRFLAMEYDTGTRGFMKKLEEGFNRDNPGCELSIEVVDWNSGKDKLNTLISSGNPPDLVNVGSRWIPEFVAIDAVEPLDSYVTQEFRDKFLPIALQGAQYQGKLYGLPIAVSARALYYNKGILDAAGVQPPKTWDEIISVSKKINAPDKGQFAFGIQGNKVETDVYFYYFLWANGGEILSEDGKSAVFNSEAGVQALQFMCDLVSKHKVTEPNPTAYDREGLQEQFKSGKLAMMITGPWFWGMLDKQTPNLKYDLAPIPASKKQVTMAVTDDIILMKGSKNKQAAWKFVEYFYQPALRQEWAQTFGMLPELKAVAESDFIKKSPQWSKFMELLPTGKFVPLHPKWTAVEDEVRTSIQEALMGKKSPKQALDEAAQRVDKVISGS, from the coding sequence ATGCCCGCTCGCTGCCTCTTGACACTACTCTCGGCCGTCCTGGCTGTCTGCCTGCTGGCCGGGTGCCCGCCGCCACCCCAGGAGAACGCTACTCCGTCGCCCTCAACGAACGCCGGCGGCGCAACCTCTCAGCCTTCCGGCGAGGGCGGCAAGATCCGCTTCCTGGCCATGGAGTACGACACGGGCACGCGCGGGTTCATGAAGAAGCTCGAAGAGGGGTTCAACCGCGACAACCCCGGCTGTGAGCTCTCCATCGAGGTCGTCGACTGGAACTCCGGCAAGGACAAGCTCAACACGCTCATCTCCAGCGGCAATCCGCCGGACCTGGTGAACGTCGGATCACGCTGGATTCCTGAGTTCGTCGCCATCGATGCCGTGGAGCCCCTGGATAGCTACGTCACCCAGGAGTTCCGCGACAAGTTCCTGCCGATTGCCCTCCAGGGCGCGCAGTATCAGGGCAAGCTCTACGGTCTGCCCATCGCCGTGTCGGCCCGCGCGCTCTACTACAACAAGGGCATACTTGACGCCGCCGGAGTACAGCCGCCCAAGACCTGGGACGAGATCATCTCGGTCTCCAAGAAGATCAACGCGCCCGACAAGGGCCAGTTTGCCTTCGGGATCCAGGGCAACAAGGTCGAGACCGACGTCTACTTCTACTACTTCCTCTGGGCCAACGGCGGCGAGATTCTCAGTGAGGACGGCAAGTCGGCCGTCTTCAACAGCGAGGCCGGCGTGCAGGCCCTGCAGTTCATGTGCGACCTCGTGAGCAAGCACAAGGTCACCGAACCGAACCCGACCGCCTATGACCGCGAGGGCCTCCAGGAGCAGTTCAAGAGCGGCAAACTCGCCATGATGATCACGGGGCCCTGGTTCTGGGGGATGCTGGACAAGCAGACGCCGAACCTCAAGTACGATCTCGCGCCGATTCCCGCATCCAAGAAGCAAGTCACGATGGCCGTCACCGACGACATCATCCTGATGAAGGGCAGCAAGAACAAGCAGGCTGCCTGGAAGTTCGTCGAGTACTTCTACCAGCCGGCCCTGCGCCAGGAGTGGGCCCAGACCTTCGGGATGCTGCCGGAACTGAAGGCCGTCGCCGAGAGCGACTTCATCAAGAAGAGCCCGCAGTGGTCCAAGTTCATGGAACTGCTGCCCACGGGCAAGTTCGTTCCGCTGCACCCGAAGTGGACCGCCGTCGAGGACGAGGTCCGCACGAGCATCCAGGAAGCGCTCATGGGCAAGAAGAGCCCCAAGCAGGCTCTGGATGAGGCCGCCCAGCGGGTCGATAAGGTCATCTCGGGTAGCTAG
- a CDS encoding glycosyltransferase family 39 protein: protein MATEPTHTNPVRRLEAWSIFALAAAVCLRAGLEALQAGAADLDALSALSHALDVLHKDPRFNLALVGFGNPPLTALLYLPLGALSTALATSGLACPLLGSLLLGGCAVLLNSLSAQEGLPRRLRWPLVACFVGHPIVLSLGALGSPGVLLAFTALGAAWALMRWARAEGFRDLLTCSLFLTAAVLTRYDAIWLVITATAYVAWRTRKEGWARMEGTLLAFLLPLGYCALVWVGANWAIMGDPWHFWRLTVARETAGVYWLSWAGAIAAVAVLCCPPVVGLVFHEVRRRGNGLPGPPSGRPGAWLVLGAGIGAALTPAWLSGIGSSVWTQLQTFGVIVTCVGLALIAPVLGAYLRGASASRRGPVLASALLVVVGVVLAGWFTLARGTGLPVSPLEAVTGTPAFAVDVQAERQAGQVIADSLTPQRKVYLLGGPRFAVSLFAGRPPQTRYQEVDDIASLPIQSGDLLALNSAIGPEAFRSALERKCLRAVPLLGDAGTPWRVRRLERIP from the coding sequence ATGGCAACTGAACCGACCCACACGAATCCGGTCAGGCGTCTGGAGGCCTGGAGCATCTTCGCTCTGGCGGCAGCCGTGTGCCTCCGTGCTGGCCTTGAGGCCCTCCAAGCGGGAGCTGCCGACCTCGACGCCCTATCAGCGCTCTCCCATGCGCTGGATGTGCTGCACAAGGACCCGCGCTTCAACCTCGCGCTGGTCGGCTTCGGCAATCCGCCCTTGACTGCCCTGCTGTACCTGCCTCTGGGTGCGCTGTCGACCGCCCTTGCCACCTCGGGCCTGGCTTGTCCACTTCTCGGCAGCCTTCTGCTCGGCGGCTGTGCGGTGCTGCTCAACTCCTTGTCAGCCCAGGAGGGGCTCCCCCGCCGGCTTCGCTGGCCGCTTGTGGCCTGCTTCGTCGGTCATCCCATTGTCTTGAGCCTCGGAGCGCTCGGCAGTCCCGGGGTACTTCTGGCCTTCACCGCGCTAGGTGCTGCCTGGGCCCTGATGCGCTGGGCACGCGCCGAAGGGTTCCGGGATCTGCTCACCTGCTCGCTCTTCCTCACCGCCGCGGTCCTCACTCGCTACGACGCGATCTGGCTGGTGATCACCGCCACCGCTTACGTGGCCTGGCGCACTCGCAAGGAAGGCTGGGCACGGATGGAGGGCACGCTCCTTGCCTTCCTGCTCCCGCTGGGCTACTGCGCCCTGGTGTGGGTTGGCGCGAACTGGGCGATCATGGGCGATCCGTGGCACTTCTGGCGTCTGACCGTGGCTCGCGAGACCGCGGGAGTCTACTGGCTGTCCTGGGCCGGTGCGATTGCGGCTGTCGCCGTGCTCTGCTGCCCGCCCGTGGTCGGGCTGGTCTTCCATGAGGTCCGTCGGCGGGGAAACGGCCTGCCAGGACCTCCCTCCGGACGGCCCGGCGCCTGGCTCGTCCTCGGAGCAGGAATCGGCGCAGCCCTGACACCGGCCTGGCTGTCGGGCATCGGTTCCTCGGTGTGGACGCAGCTTCAGACCTTCGGGGTCATCGTAACGTGCGTGGGTCTGGCGCTGATCGCGCCGGTACTCGGGGCATACCTGCGGGGTGCCTCCGCCAGTCGACGCGGACCCGTGCTCGCGTCGGCGCTGCTCGTAGTGGTTGGTGTCGTGCTTGCGGGCTGGTTTACGCTGGCAAGGGGCACCGGACTCCCGGTCAGTCCGCTGGAGGCAGTGACCGGGACGCCCGCCTTCGCGGTGGACGTTCAGGCGGAGCGCCAGGCCGGTCAGGTGATCGCCGACAGCCTCACGCCGCAGCGCAAGGTGTACCTTCTCGGCGGTCCGCGTTTCGCTGTCTCCCTCTTCGCGGGACGACCGCCGCAGACGCGCTACCAGGAGGTCGACGACATCGCCTCCCTGCCGATCCAGTCAGGCGACCTGCTTGCGCTGAACTCCGCCATCGGCCCGGAGGCCTTCCGCTCGGCGCTGGAGCGCAAGTGTCTGCGTGCCGTCCCATTGCTGGGCGATGCAGGCACTCCGTGGCGAGTGCGGCGCCTCGAGCGAATTCCCTGA
- a CDS encoding stalk domain-containing protein: MRSRLFVTLTLALALLTSIVYAQIPRPSAGSPQVLARINKFNVTWPYFNHVVEGQFAREILDSIIRSRVIEDEARVQGVTVSQEAVTALLDTQKKSYASEEDFDYHLQEMGYTLKAYREHLRQQLMVSALMEKDSVVSDAAAKAYYDAHKADFAAQTELHLQVIPTESQQDALVAYRALLEGTPWEVAARRYGVQPLPGKDGDLGWVSAATCPIAGLWEQAAALKVKDVSTPFELDGKAYLALAGERREAGTKPFEAVRSDIKLRLREDKGVSEADYVQSLVAKADILIPWPALSYLEKEYRASKGLRVAVDGKVLRLSPEPMVAADGVMLVPAKPVLQAIGATLVWHSGAKILEITRGQANVKISIGERMANINGQLKDMKTAAAIKDNVLYIPPRAVLPELGVTVEYNSLARLLSVSTVSAK, from the coding sequence ATGAGATCGCGCCTCTTCGTCACACTCACACTTGCCCTTGCCCTGCTAACCTCCATCGTCTACGCCCAGATTCCACGTCCTTCCGCCGGTTCGCCCCAGGTTCTGGCACGGATCAACAAGTTCAACGTCACCTGGCCCTACTTCAACCACGTCGTTGAAGGTCAGTTCGCGCGCGAGATACTCGACAGCATCATCCGTTCCCGTGTCATCGAGGATGAGGCACGCGTTCAGGGTGTGACAGTCTCCCAGGAAGCCGTCACCGCCCTGCTCGACACGCAGAAGAAGTCCTATGCGTCCGAGGAGGACTTCGACTACCACCTCCAGGAGATGGGCTATACCCTTAAGGCCTATCGCGAGCACCTGCGCCAGCAACTCATGGTCAGTGCGCTGATGGAGAAGGACAGCGTCGTCAGCGACGCCGCGGCTAAGGCCTACTACGATGCTCACAAGGCCGACTTCGCCGCCCAGACCGAACTCCACCTGCAGGTCATTCCGACGGAATCGCAGCAGGACGCCCTGGTCGCCTATCGTGCGTTGCTCGAGGGCACGCCCTGGGAAGTTGCTGCCAGGCGCTACGGTGTGCAGCCGCTCCCGGGCAAGGACGGCGACCTCGGCTGGGTCTCTGCGGCCACCTGCCCGATTGCAGGCCTCTGGGAGCAGGCAGCGGCCCTCAAGGTCAAGGACGTCAGCACACCCTTCGAGCTCGACGGCAAAGCCTACCTCGCCCTCGCCGGTGAACGTCGCGAGGCCGGCACCAAGCCCTTCGAGGCCGTGAGAAGCGACATCAAGCTCCGCCTGCGCGAGGACAAGGGCGTCAGCGAGGCCGACTACGTGCAGAGTCTGGTAGCGAAGGCCGACATCCTCATCCCCTGGCCTGCGCTTTCCTACCTGGAGAAGGAGTACCGCGCGTCGAAGGGCCTTCGCGTTGCGGTTGACGGCAAGGTGCTGCGCCTCAGCCCCGAGCCCATGGTCGCCGCTGATGGCGTGATGCTCGTGCCTGCAAAACCCGTCCTTCAGGCCATCGGCGCCACGCTGGTCTGGCACTCCGGCGCCAAGATCCTCGAGATCACCCGCGGCCAGGCAAACGTCAAGATCTCCATCGGCGAGCGCATGGCCAACATCAACGGCCAGCTCAAGGATATGAAGACCGCAGCCGCTATCAAGGACAACGTGCTGTACATCCCGCCGCGTGCTGTCCTGCCGGAGCTTGGCGTCACGGTCGAGTACAACTCCCTGGCGCGCCTACTATCGGTCAGTACCGTTAGCGCGAAGTAG
- the gatB gene encoding Asp-tRNA(Asn)/Glu-tRNA(Gln) amidotransferase subunit GatB, translating to MALTPVIGVEVHVELLTESKMFCACKNEFGGDANSRCCPVCVGLPGSLPVANKQAVELTIRAGLALGCRIWERARFYRKNYFYPDLAKNYQISQYDEPLTSEGHLDLVVDGEPFTVAIARAHLEEDTGKSTHLPDGRSLVDYNRCGVPLMEVVTEPDFRNAEQVREYLLQLRRLLRYLGVSTANMEEGAMRAEANVNYIDFETGEKTPVIEVKNIASITACYNAIKYELQRQRRELEDGTLPSYRETRRWDDTRGATSPMRRKESADDYMYFPEPDLIPMAPEPEWVEQIRASMPELPMARQKRFVAEYELPEYDAGVLTEDRALADYFEDLAQACGDAKVASNWVMGSVMATLNEKGIAVESFSLPAGQIADLINSVQTGAISNSIAKQVYAKMVESGKTAQEIIEQEGLTQISDTGELERILQEAIAANPKAVEDLKAGKKRAAGAIVGFVMKATKGQANPQLVNELLDKALEE from the coding sequence ATGGCTCTCACACCTGTAATCGGCGTGGAGGTCCACGTCGAGCTCCTCACCGAATCCAAGATGTTCTGCGCCTGCAAGAACGAATTCGGCGGCGACGCCAACAGCCGCTGCTGCCCGGTATGCGTTGGCCTTCCCGGCTCCTTGCCGGTGGCCAACAAGCAGGCCGTTGAGCTCACGATCCGTGCCGGCCTGGCCCTGGGCTGCAGGATCTGGGAGCGTGCTCGCTTCTACCGGAAGAACTACTTCTACCCCGACCTGGCGAAGAACTACCAGATCAGCCAGTACGACGAGCCGCTGACCAGCGAGGGGCACCTCGATCTCGTGGTCGACGGTGAACCCTTCACCGTCGCGATTGCCCGCGCGCACCTCGAGGAAGACACCGGCAAGAGCACGCACCTTCCGGACGGTCGCAGCCTGGTCGACTACAACCGCTGTGGCGTGCCCCTGATGGAGGTCGTCACCGAGCCCGACTTCCGCAACGCTGAGCAGGTTCGCGAGTACCTGCTGCAGTTGCGGCGCCTGCTTCGCTACCTTGGCGTCTCGACCGCCAACATGGAAGAAGGCGCAATGCGGGCCGAGGCAAACGTCAACTACATCGACTTCGAGACCGGCGAGAAGACCCCGGTCATCGAGGTCAAGAACATCGCCTCCATCACCGCCTGCTACAACGCCATCAAGTACGAACTCCAGCGCCAGCGACGCGAACTGGAGGACGGAACGCTGCCCTCCTACCGCGAGACCCGACGCTGGGATGACACCCGGGGCGCCACCTCGCCCATGCGCCGCAAGGAATCTGCGGACGACTACATGTACTTCCCGGAGCCCGACCTGATCCCCATGGCGCCGGAGCCCGAGTGGGTCGAGCAGATCCGAGCCTCCATGCCGGAGCTGCCGATGGCTCGCCAGAAGCGCTTCGTGGCGGAGTACGAACTGCCGGAGTACGACGCCGGGGTCCTCACCGAAGACCGGGCGCTCGCCGACTACTTCGAGGATCTTGCCCAGGCCTGCGGTGACGCCAAGGTCGCCAGCAACTGGGTGATGGGCAGCGTCATGGCCACGCTCAATGAGAAGGGCATCGCCGTCGAGAGCTTCAGCCTTCCCGCCGGCCAGATTGCCGACCTCATAAACTCGGTGCAGACCGGTGCGATCTCCAACAGCATCGCCAAGCAGGTCTACGCCAAGATGGTGGAGTCCGGCAAGACGGCGCAGGAGATCATCGAGCAGGAAGGGCTGACCCAGATCAGCGACACCGGAGAGCTCGAGCGGATCCTCCAGGAGGCAATCGCCGCCAACCCGAAGGCCGTCGAGGACCTCAAGGCGGGCAAGAAGAGGGCCGCCGGGGCCATCGTCGGCTTCGTCATGAAGGCCACGAAGGGCCAGGCGAACCCGCAGCTCGTCAACGAACTGCTGGACAAGGCCCTGGAAGAGTAG
- a CDS encoding glycosyltransferase has protein sequence MDPRQAVLLGVGLVVLLLGLILALIPTLIVLNAIVITFYILQSVYKFFLVWRSLGQKAEVQVSPGDLTAVPDGALPTYTILIPLFRESAVLAKLVKGLSDLDYPPEKLEIMLLLEEDDTETRQTADAMTLPPQFRKVVVPTSQPKTKPKACNWGLDLATSELLVIYDAEDLPERDQLRKAAAAFRKVPDQVACLQAKLNYFNQRQNLLTKWFTAEYSVWFDLFLPGLTASGAPIPLGGTSNHFRVAPLRELGGWDPYNVTEDCDLGVRLHKHGWRTAMIDSTTWEEANSYFWGWIRQRSRWVKGYLQTYLVHSRRPLELFRQLGLRDWFSFQMTVGGSTLCFLLNPVYWLLTLLWLITRSNVIDAMFPGVIYVAGVFCLLVGNFVFVYLNVAGCMNRGYYDLVKYALLTPIYWLMMSWAAYKAFGQLIINPHYWEKTQHGLVKSS, from the coding sequence TTGGACCCGCGCCAGGCCGTCTTGCTTGGCGTCGGGCTTGTGGTTCTCCTCCTCGGCCTGATCCTCGCCCTCATCCCCACGCTCATCGTACTGAACGCTATCGTCATCACCTTCTACATCCTGCAGTCGGTGTACAAGTTCTTCCTGGTCTGGCGCTCGCTCGGACAGAAGGCCGAGGTTCAGGTCTCCCCCGGGGACCTGACTGCGGTGCCCGATGGCGCCCTTCCCACCTACACGATCCTGATCCCGCTGTTTCGTGAGTCGGCGGTGCTGGCAAAGCTCGTGAAGGGCCTCAGTGATCTCGACTACCCCCCCGAGAAGCTGGAGATCATGCTCCTGCTGGAGGAGGACGACACCGAGACCCGGCAAACGGCGGACGCCATGACGCTCCCGCCGCAGTTCCGCAAGGTGGTCGTCCCCACGAGCCAGCCGAAGACCAAGCCGAAGGCCTGCAACTGGGGCCTGGACCTTGCGACCTCCGAGCTGCTGGTCATCTACGACGCCGAGGATCTCCCCGAGCGTGACCAGCTTCGGAAGGCGGCAGCAGCCTTCCGCAAGGTGCCCGATCAGGTTGCCTGCCTGCAGGCGAAGCTGAACTACTTCAACCAGCGCCAGAACCTGCTGACCAAGTGGTTCACCGCGGAGTACTCCGTGTGGTTCGACCTCTTCCTCCCGGGGCTCACTGCTTCTGGTGCGCCGATCCCCCTGGGCGGCACCTCAAATCACTTCCGCGTCGCCCCCTTGCGCGAACTCGGCGGCTGGGACCCCTACAACGTCACTGAAGACTGCGACCTGGGCGTGCGCCTTCACAAGCACGGCTGGCGCACCGCGATGATCGACAGCACCACCTGGGAGGAGGCCAACTCCTACTTCTGGGGCTGGATCCGCCAGCGCTCGCGCTGGGTGAAGGGCTACCTGCAGACCTACCTGGTGCACAGCCGCAGACCCCTGGAGCTCTTCCGGCAGTTGGGTCTCCGCGACTGGTTCTCCTTCCAGATGACCGTCGGCGGCTCGACGCTCTGCTTCCTGCTGAACCCAGTGTACTGGCTCCTCACCCTTCTGTGGCTCATAACGCGCTCCAATGTGATCGACGCCATGTTCCCCGGCGTCATCTACGTGGCCGGCGTCTTCTGCCTGCTGGTGGGGAACTTCGTCTTCGTCTACCTGAACGTCGCGGGATGCATGAACCGGGGGTACTACGACCTGGTCAAGTACGCGCTCCTCACGCCGATCTACTGGCTCATGATGAGCTGGGCGGCCTACAAGGCCTTCGGCCAGCTCATCATCAACCCGCACTACTGGGAGAAGACGCAGCACGGTCTCGTGAAGAGCTCTTGA